One segment of Nocardioides sp. QY071 DNA contains the following:
- a CDS encoding TetR-like C-terminal domain-containing protein — protein sequence MSAARATGRPRDPRIEQAALAAVRALLAEGGYAAVTGAAVAARAGTTKAALYRRWTALPHLVHEAAFPSELALDMHLGGTLEEDVAGIVRGARDALCSPVGAAALPALLAEITTWPDLHAAMLERFAGSFRAIDERLAVAISAGEAHPDARADDLIQTVIGTIIAGVLLTPGQLDDAWVDRLTASLVRGLRP from the coding sequence ATGTCCGCAGCCCGCGCGACCGGCCGGCCGCGGGACCCGCGGATCGAGCAGGCCGCGCTGGCCGCGGTCCGCGCCCTGCTCGCCGAGGGCGGGTACGCCGCCGTGACCGGCGCGGCCGTGGCCGCCCGGGCCGGTACGACCAAGGCGGCCCTCTACCGCCGCTGGACCGCCCTTCCCCACCTCGTCCACGAGGCCGCCTTCCCCAGCGAGCTCGCGCTCGACATGCACCTGGGCGGGACACTGGAGGAGGACGTCGCCGGCATCGTGCGCGGCGCCCGCGACGCCCTGTGCTCCCCCGTCGGTGCCGCCGCCCTGCCCGCCCTGCTGGCCGAGATCACCACCTGGCCCGACCTGCACGCGGCCATGCTGGAGCGCTTCGCCGGCTCCTTCCGGGCGATCGACGAGCGGCTCGCGGTCGCGATCTCCGCCGGCGAGGCGCATCCCGACGCACGGGCCGACGACCTGATCCAGACCGTCATCGGGACGATCATCGCCGGCGTCCTGCTCACTCCCGGCCAGCTCGACGACGCCTGGGTCGACCGGCTCACCGCGAGCCTCGTGCGTGGCCTGCGCCCCTGA
- a CDS encoding phosphotransferase family protein has translation MSESLPAEMAEMTLQRSSRDQGAVHDRLEEWLTGVLPDGADPEVTLHDGVQTNGMSSETVLLAITTTEGGARVTREYVARVAPAASDLPVFAEYRLTDQYDAMRLAGELAGVPVPTVGLNEPTGDVLGTPFFLMDRLDGAVPPDVLPYPFGDNWLFDASPEQQERLQRSTVDVLARLHGIPDAATTFAFLDPAVTGHEGATPLARNLAKTRAWYDYAITTDEASPRSPLIERGLAWLEANLPAEEGEPVLVWGDSRIGNMMYRDFEPVAVLDWEMATLGPREMDLAWLVFAHQVFQEIATMLGLPGMPDFLATEDVVATYRELTGVETGDLTWYLLHAAVNWGCVFLRTSARQIHFGEIERPADPESVFHHRPLLERLLEEVGA, from the coding sequence GTGAGCGAGTCGTTGCCCGCAGAGATGGCCGAGATGACCCTGCAGCGGTCGAGCCGCGACCAGGGCGCGGTCCACGACCGCCTCGAGGAGTGGCTCACCGGCGTGCTGCCCGACGGCGCCGACCCCGAGGTGACCCTCCACGACGGCGTGCAGACCAACGGCATGTCGAGCGAGACGGTGCTGCTCGCGATCACCACCACCGAGGGCGGCGCCCGGGTCACCCGCGAGTACGTCGCCCGGGTGGCCCCGGCGGCGAGTGACCTGCCGGTGTTCGCTGAGTACCGCCTCACCGACCAGTACGACGCCATGCGCCTGGCCGGCGAGCTGGCCGGCGTCCCGGTCCCGACGGTGGGCCTCAACGAGCCGACAGGCGACGTGCTCGGCACGCCGTTCTTCCTGATGGACCGCCTCGACGGCGCGGTGCCGCCCGACGTGCTGCCGTACCCGTTCGGCGACAACTGGCTCTTCGACGCCTCGCCCGAGCAGCAGGAGCGGCTGCAGCGCAGCACCGTCGACGTCCTGGCCAGGCTGCACGGCATCCCCGACGCCGCCACGACCTTCGCTTTCCTCGACCCCGCGGTCACCGGCCACGAGGGTGCGACCCCGCTGGCGCGCAACCTCGCCAAGACCCGGGCCTGGTACGACTACGCGATCACCACGGACGAGGCGAGCCCGCGCTCCCCGCTGATCGAGCGTGGCCTGGCCTGGCTCGAGGCCAACCTCCCTGCCGAGGAGGGCGAGCCGGTGCTGGTCTGGGGCGACTCCCGGATCGGCAACATGATGTACCGCGACTTCGAGCCGGTCGCCGTCCTCGACTGGGAGATGGCCACCCTCGGCCCGCGCGAGATGGACCTCGCCTGGCTGGTCTTCGCCCACCAGGTGTTCCAGGAGATCGCGACCATGCTCGGCCTGCCCGGCATGCCGGACTTCCTGGCGACCGAGGACGTCGTGGCGACGTACCGCGAGCTCACCGGCGTCGAGACCGGCGACCTCACCTGGTATCTGCTGCACGCCGCCGTCAACTGGGGCTGCGTGTTCCTGCGCACCAGTGCGCGCCAGATCCACTTCGGCGAGATCGAGAGGCCCGCGGACCCCGAGTCCGTCTTCCACCACCGCCCGCTCCTCGAGCGGCTCCTCGAGGAGGTCGGTGCATGA
- a CDS encoding aldehyde dehydrogenase encodes MTLDRDALFIGGTWARPATDAVLEVVSPHSEQVVARVPEGSAADIDAAVAAARRAFDEGPWPRMSPAERIEVVQNLSGLYAAKLEEMATIISTEMGSPISFSSLAQAPAPWMQIEAFLGIAREFPWEERRPGVLGADVVVRHEPVGVVAAIPPWNVPQFTILSKVVPALLAGCTVVVKPAPETPLDAYLLAELLVEAGVPEGVVSIVAGGREVGEHLVRHPGVDKVAFTGSTAAGRKIGAICGEQLKRVSLELGGKSAAIILDDADEAAAIEGLKFLGVMNSGQACVAQTRVLVSRERHDAFAAALATAIGDMVVGDPLDPATEIGPMVARRQQERVASYIRIGQEEGAQLLTGGDGRPDGLDTGWYVRPTVFAGVDNKMRIAQEEIFGPVLSVIAYDDVADAVRIANDSEYGLAGTVWTADEEAGLEVARGVRTGTYGVNTYTMDFAAPFGGFKASGLGREFGPEGLGQYTEAKSVYLSAPPM; translated from the coding sequence ATGACGCTCGACCGCGACGCCCTCTTCATCGGCGGCACCTGGGCCAGGCCCGCCACCGACGCCGTGCTCGAGGTGGTCTCCCCGCACTCCGAGCAGGTCGTCGCTCGGGTCCCCGAGGGCAGCGCCGCCGACATCGACGCGGCGGTGGCCGCGGCCCGCCGGGCCTTCGACGAGGGACCGTGGCCGCGGATGAGCCCGGCCGAGCGGATCGAGGTCGTGCAGAACCTCTCGGGCCTGTACGCCGCGAAGCTGGAGGAGATGGCGACCATCATCTCCACCGAGATGGGCTCGCCGATCTCGTTCAGCTCGCTCGCCCAGGCGCCGGCGCCGTGGATGCAGATCGAGGCCTTCCTCGGCATCGCGCGGGAGTTCCCGTGGGAGGAGCGGCGTCCGGGCGTGCTCGGCGCCGACGTCGTCGTACGGCACGAGCCGGTGGGCGTCGTCGCGGCCATCCCGCCGTGGAACGTCCCGCAGTTCACGATCCTGTCGAAGGTCGTCCCGGCGCTGCTCGCCGGGTGCACCGTCGTCGTGAAGCCCGCCCCGGAGACCCCGCTCGACGCGTACCTGCTCGCCGAGCTGCTCGTCGAGGCCGGCGTCCCGGAAGGCGTCGTCAGCATCGTGGCCGGTGGTCGTGAGGTGGGGGAGCACCTGGTGCGCCACCCCGGCGTCGACAAGGTCGCGTTCACCGGCTCCACCGCCGCCGGCCGCAAGATCGGCGCGATCTGCGGCGAGCAGCTCAAGCGGGTCTCGCTCGAGCTCGGCGGCAAGTCGGCCGCGATCATCCTCGACGACGCCGACGAGGCCGCTGCGATCGAGGGCCTGAAGTTCCTCGGCGTGATGAACTCCGGACAGGCCTGCGTCGCCCAGACCCGGGTCCTGGTCAGCCGCGAGCGGCACGACGCCTTCGCCGCCGCCCTCGCCACCGCGATCGGCGACATGGTGGTCGGCGACCCGCTCGACCCCGCCACCGAGATCGGCCCGATGGTCGCGCGGCGCCAGCAGGAGCGCGTGGCGTCGTACATCCGGATCGGCCAGGAGGAGGGCGCCCAGCTGCTGACCGGCGGCGACGGCCGTCCCGACGGCCTCGACACGGGCTGGTACGTCCGCCCGACCGTCTTCGCCGGCGTCGACAACAAGATGCGGATCGCGCAGGAGGAGATCTTCGGGCCGGTCCTCTCGGTCATCGCCTACGACGACGTGGCCGACGCCGTCCGGATCGCCAACGACTCGGAGTACGGCCTGGCCGGCACCGTGTGGACCGCCGACGAGGAGGCCGGTCTCGAGGTGGCCCGCGGCGTGCGCACCGGCACCTACGGCGTGAACACCTACACGATGGACTTCGCCGCGCCGTTCGGCGGCTTCAAGGCCTCCGGGCTCGGCCGCGAGTTCGGTCCCGAGGGGCTCGGGCAGTACACCGAGGCCAAGTCGGTCTACCTGTCCGCGCCGCCGATGTAG
- a CDS encoding succinic semialdehyde dehydrogenase: MSEAIPGSGASSDGPVVDGPHDPEHDPRASYALEPEHVARLTERILSTTGRSTQVFSPINGAPVANIPQSSTDDVAEAFRRARVAQAAWARVSIDERARILHRLHDIVLDRQAEIMDLIQLESGKARKHAFDEPLHIALTARYYARTAHKHLDTQRRPGVVPVLTKVELNRVPKGVVGIISPWNYPFTMALCDGLPALLAGNAVVTKPDAQTMLSALLGAQLLEDAGFPRDLWQVVAGPGRELGTPIIERSDYICFTGSTATGKIIAKQAAERLIGCSLELGGKNPILVLRDADVERAAEGAVRACFSNAGQLCVSTERMFVADAVYDRFVERFVARTKAMSLGATMDWDADMGTLISADQLETVTAHVEDAVAKGARVLAGGRARPDLAPYYFEPTILEGVTPEMTCFGNETFGPVVSIYRFHDEADAIARANDGEYGLNGSVYTRDTARGRAIARQIKCGTVNVNEAFGATFASIDAPMGGMRESGMGRRQGSEGIHRYTETQSVATQRLIRFGPMLGMSDESYAKFMTASLRLMDKLGRA; encoded by the coding sequence ATGAGCGAAGCGATTCCCGGCTCCGGCGCGTCCTCCGACGGCCCGGTCGTTGACGGCCCGCACGACCCCGAGCACGACCCGCGGGCGTCGTACGCCCTCGAGCCCGAGCACGTCGCCCGGCTGACCGAGCGGATCCTGTCGACCACCGGTCGGAGCACCCAGGTGTTCTCGCCGATCAACGGCGCCCCGGTCGCCAACATCCCGCAGTCGAGCACCGACGACGTCGCCGAGGCGTTCCGCCGGGCGCGGGTGGCGCAGGCCGCGTGGGCGCGGGTGTCGATCGACGAGCGGGCCCGGATCCTGCACCGGCTGCACGACATCGTGCTCGACCGGCAGGCCGAGATCATGGACCTGATCCAGCTCGAGTCGGGCAAGGCCCGCAAGCACGCCTTCGACGAGCCGCTGCACATCGCGCTCACCGCGCGCTACTACGCCCGCACCGCCCACAAGCACCTCGACACCCAGCGCCGCCCGGGCGTCGTGCCCGTGCTCACGAAGGTCGAGCTCAACCGGGTGCCCAAGGGCGTCGTCGGCATCATCTCGCCGTGGAACTACCCGTTCACCATGGCGCTGTGCGACGGCCTCCCGGCCCTGCTCGCCGGCAACGCCGTGGTGACCAAGCCCGACGCCCAGACCATGCTGTCGGCGCTGCTCGGAGCCCAGCTGCTCGAGGACGCCGGGTTCCCGCGCGACCTGTGGCAGGTCGTGGCCGGGCCCGGCCGTGAGCTCGGTACGCCGATCATCGAGCGCTCCGACTACATCTGCTTCACCGGCTCCACCGCGACCGGCAAGATCATCGCCAAGCAGGCGGCCGAGCGGCTGATCGGCTGCTCGCTCGAGCTCGGTGGCAAGAACCCGATCCTCGTGCTCCGCGACGCCGACGTCGAGCGGGCCGCCGAGGGCGCCGTACGCGCCTGCTTCTCCAACGCCGGCCAGCTGTGCGTGTCCACCGAGCGGATGTTCGTCGCCGACGCCGTCTACGACCGGTTCGTCGAGCGCTTCGTGGCCCGCACCAAGGCGATGAGCCTCGGCGCCACGATGGACTGGGACGCCGACATGGGCACCCTGATCTCGGCCGACCAGCTCGAGACCGTCACCGCCCACGTGGAGGACGCGGTCGCCAAGGGCGCCCGGGTGCTCGCCGGTGGGCGGGCGCGGCCCGACCTGGCGCCGTACTACTTCGAGCCGACCATCCTCGAGGGCGTCACGCCCGAGATGACCTGCTTCGGCAACGAGACCTTCGGCCCGGTCGTGTCGATCTACCGCTTCCACGACGAGGCCGACGCGATCGCCCGGGCCAACGACGGCGAGTACGGCCTCAACGGCTCGGTCTACACCCGCGACACCGCCCGCGGGCGCGCGATCGCGCGCCAGATCAAGTGCGGCACGGTCAACGTCAACGAGGCCTTCGGCGCCACCTTCGCCAGCATCGACGCCCCGATGGGCGGCATGCGCGAGTCCGGCATGGGCCGGCGCCAGGGCAGCGAGGGCATCCACCGCTACACCGAGACCCAGTCGGTCGCCACGCAGCGGCTGATCCGGTTCGGGCCGATGCTCGGCATGTCCGACGAGTCCTACGCGAAGTTCATGACCGCCTCGCTGCGGCTGATGGACAAGCTGGGCCGAGCATGA
- a CDS encoding GMC family oxidoreductase, translating to MSDFDYDVLVIGSGFGGSVTALRLTEKGYKVGVLEAGARFTDADFADNSWDLKKYLFAPSAGCYGIQRIDMVKDCLILAGAGVGGGSLVYANTLYEALDPFYTDPSWAHITDWKAELAPYYDQAKRMLGVVTYPRMTPSDEVMKKVADEMGVGDSFHATPVGVFFGGPAQSAGDSVEDPYFGGVGPRRNTCTDCGECMTGCRHNAKNTLVKNYLYLAEQNGAEVHPLTTVTRVRPLAGGGYRVDTRWSKAKLSRRTAVRTFTAEQVVFSAAALGTQKLLHRLKATGDLPNVSDRLGHLTRTNSESILGAIAPEGAAVDYTEGVAITSSWHPDEHTHIEPVRYGKGSNAMSLMQTVLTDGDGPEARWKVWLKELWKERKRVRDLYDVKHWSERVVIALVMQSVDNSITTFPKRVAGKWVLSSKQGHGEPNPTWIPAANDAVRRMAAVMGGGTAGGTIGEPFNRPLTAHFIGGCTIGDSPASGVVDGYQRMYGHPGLHIVDGSTISANLGVNPSLTITAQAERAMAYWPNKGETDTRPALGEAYASIEPVAPRAPVVPDDAPAALRLPIVGVS from the coding sequence ATGAGCGACTTCGACTACGACGTCCTGGTCATCGGGTCCGGCTTCGGTGGCTCGGTCACGGCGCTCCGGCTCACCGAGAAGGGCTACAAGGTCGGTGTGCTGGAGGCCGGAGCCCGGTTCACCGACGCCGACTTCGCCGACAACTCCTGGGACCTGAAGAAGTACCTCTTCGCGCCCTCCGCCGGTTGCTACGGCATCCAGCGCATCGACATGGTCAAGGACTGCCTGATCCTCGCCGGCGCCGGTGTCGGCGGCGGCTCGCTGGTCTACGCCAACACGCTCTACGAGGCGCTCGACCCGTTCTACACCGACCCGTCGTGGGCGCACATCACCGACTGGAAGGCCGAGCTGGCGCCGTACTACGACCAGGCCAAGCGGATGCTGGGCGTGGTCACCTACCCGCGGATGACCCCCTCGGACGAGGTGATGAAGAAGGTCGCCGACGAGATGGGCGTCGGCGACAGCTTCCACGCCACCCCGGTCGGCGTGTTCTTCGGCGGTCCCGCGCAGTCGGCCGGTGACTCCGTCGAGGACCCGTACTTCGGTGGCGTCGGGCCGCGGCGCAACACGTGCACCGACTGTGGCGAGTGCATGACCGGGTGCCGGCACAACGCCAAGAACACCCTGGTCAAGAACTACCTTTACCTCGCCGAGCAGAACGGCGCCGAGGTGCACCCGCTCACCACGGTCACCCGGGTCCGCCCGCTGGCCGGCGGCGGCTACCGGGTGGACACCCGGTGGTCCAAGGCGAAGCTGTCGCGTCGTACGGCGGTCCGCACGTTCACCGCGGAGCAGGTCGTCTTCTCCGCCGCCGCGCTCGGCACCCAGAAGCTGCTGCACCGGCTCAAGGCGACCGGCGACCTGCCGAACGTCTCCGACCGGCTCGGGCACCTGACCCGCACCAACTCCGAGTCGATCCTCGGCGCCATCGCGCCCGAGGGGGCCGCCGTCGACTACACCGAGGGCGTGGCGATCACCTCGTCGTGGCACCCCGACGAGCACACCCACATCGAGCCGGTGCGCTACGGCAAGGGCAGCAACGCGATGTCGCTGATGCAGACCGTCCTCACCGACGGCGACGGCCCCGAGGCGCGCTGGAAGGTGTGGCTCAAGGAGCTGTGGAAGGAGCGCAAGCGGGTCCGCGACCTCTACGACGTCAAGCACTGGTCGGAGCGGGTCGTCATCGCCCTGGTCATGCAGTCGGTCGACAACTCGATCACCACCTTCCCGAAGCGGGTCGCGGGGAAGTGGGTCCTGTCCTCCAAGCAGGGCCACGGCGAGCCCAACCCGACCTGGATCCCGGCCGCCAACGACGCCGTACGCCGGATGGCGGCCGTGATGGGCGGCGGCACCGCCGGCGGCACCATCGGCGAGCCGTTCAACCGCCCGCTGACCGCCCACTTCATCGGCGGCTGCACCATCGGGGACAGCCCGGCGTCGGGTGTGGTCGACGGCTACCAGCGGATGTACGGCCACCCGGGCCTGCACATCGTGGACGGCTCGACCATCTCGGCCAACCTCGGCGTGAACCCGTCGCTGACCATCACCGCGCAGGCCGAGCGCGCCATGGCGTACTGGCCCAACAAGGGCGAGACCGACACCCGGCCGGCGCTCGGCGAGGCCTACGCCTCGATCGAGCCGGTCGCGCCGCGCGCGCCCGTCGTGCCCGACGACGCGCCAGCGGCCCTGCGACTGCCCATCGTGGGCGTCAGCTGA
- the guaA gene encoding glutamine-hydrolyzing GMP synthase codes for MTAEETQPEHDLVLVVDFGAQYAQLIARRVREARVYSEIVPHTMSVAEMVARNPKAIILSGGPSSVYEEGAPAVDPAIFTAGPSVFGMCYGFQLMAAHLGGTVSATGAREYGRTRVAIHHPGTLLNGIPTEHNVWMSHGDAVSAAPEGFAVLASTEVTPVAAFEDVDRGLAGVQWHPEVLHSEHGQKILEHFLWDIAGCRQTWTIGNIAEEQIARVRDQIGPDGRAICGLSGGVDSAVAAAIVQKAIGDRLTCVYVDHGLMRKGETEQIERDFVAATGAKLVIVDAEKQFLDALAGVSEPEAKRKVIGREFIRAFEGAELEVIKDAPEGTKVGFLVQGTLYPDIVESGGGAGTSTIKSHHNVGGLPEDLEFELVEPLRELFKDEVRAVGAQLGLPSVIVQRQPFPGPGLGIRIIGEVNRERLDILREADAIAREEMTAAGLDGDIWQMPVVLLADVRSVGVQGDHRTYGHPVVLRPVTSEDAMTADWARLPYEVLEKISTRITNEVQEVNRVTVDITSKPPGTIEWE; via the coding sequence ATGACGGCCGAGGAGACGCAGCCCGAGCACGACCTGGTCCTGGTGGTGGACTTCGGGGCGCAGTACGCCCAGCTGATCGCCCGCCGCGTGCGCGAGGCGCGGGTCTACTCCGAGATCGTGCCGCACACCATGTCGGTGGCCGAGATGGTCGCCCGCAACCCGAAGGCGATCATCCTGTCCGGCGGCCCGTCGTCGGTCTACGAGGAGGGCGCGCCGGCCGTCGACCCGGCCATCTTCACGGCGGGTCCCTCGGTGTTCGGCATGTGCTACGGCTTCCAGCTGATGGCCGCCCACCTCGGCGGCACGGTTTCGGCGACCGGTGCCCGCGAGTACGGCCGCACCCGCGTTGCGATCCACCACCCCGGCACCCTGCTCAACGGCATCCCGACCGAGCACAACGTGTGGATGTCCCACGGCGACGCCGTCAGCGCGGCCCCCGAGGGCTTCGCCGTGCTCGCGTCGACCGAGGTCACCCCAGTCGCCGCCTTCGAGGACGTCGACCGCGGCCTCGCCGGCGTCCAGTGGCACCCCGAGGTGCTGCACTCCGAGCACGGCCAGAAGATCCTCGAGCACTTCCTGTGGGACATCGCCGGCTGTCGCCAGACCTGGACCATCGGCAACATCGCCGAGGAGCAGATCGCCCGCGTTCGCGACCAGATCGGCCCCGACGGCCGCGCGATCTGCGGCCTGTCCGGCGGCGTCGACTCCGCCGTCGCCGCGGCCATCGTGCAGAAGGCGATCGGTGATCGCCTCACCTGCGTGTACGTCGACCACGGCCTGATGCGCAAGGGTGAGACCGAGCAGATCGAGCGCGACTTCGTCGCCGCGACCGGCGCCAAGCTGGTCATCGTCGACGCCGAGAAGCAGTTCCTCGACGCGCTGGCCGGTGTCTCCGAGCCGGAGGCCAAGCGCAAGGTCATCGGCCGCGAGTTCATCCGCGCCTTCGAGGGCGCCGAGCTCGAGGTGATCAAGGACGCGCCCGAGGGGACCAAGGTCGGCTTCCTGGTCCAGGGCACGCTCTACCCCGACATCGTCGAGTCCGGCGGCGGCGCCGGTACGTCGACCATCAAGTCGCACCACAACGTCGGCGGCCTGCCCGAGGACCTCGAGTTCGAGCTGGTCGAGCCGCTGCGGGAGCTGTTCAAGGACGAGGTCCGCGCCGTCGGTGCCCAGCTCGGCCTGCCGAGCGTCATCGTCCAGCGCCAGCCGTTCCCCGGCCCCGGCCTCGGCATCCGGATCATCGGCGAGGTCAACCGCGAGCGTCTCGACATCCTGCGCGAGGCCGACGCCATCGCCCGCGAGGAGATGACCGCCGCCGGCCTCGACGGCGACATCTGGCAGATGCCCGTCGTACTGCTCGCGGACGTGCGCTCCGTCGGTGTCCAGGGCGACCACCGCACCTACGGCCACCCGGTCGTGCTGCGCCCGGTCACCTCCGAGGACGCCATGACCGCCGACTGGGCGCGGCTGCCCTACGAGGTGCTCGAGAAGATCTCCACCCGGATCACCAACGAGGTCCAGGAGGTCAACCGGGTCACGGTCGACATCACCTCGAAGCCCCCGGGCACCATCGAGTGGGAGTGA
- a CDS encoding EAL domain-containing protein: MASGAAQTLTAERIARALEQGDVVVHYQPCYDLRTGEMVAVEALARLFDRESGELVEPAGFLEPLEESGLVVHLDEMVLAAAATQVAQWRRLPAGERLCLAVNLSPADLDDPTLPQRFREATEAAGLPLDAVIVELTETVLSRTGQGHEQVLAELAALGCNVTLDDFGTGNASFDYLRRFRVDGVKIDRSFVQFLGSGGPHERMAESLVRFCLSLGVHVVAEGIERPQHVAALRRLGCPFGQGFLMSRPLDADALGTLLRENRVPPGLVHPVDRADLPALTTAPATTEPSVLERLVPRVLAGLVSLVLVLVAAIVVMGRADTDASLTSAAENRLEAIDSLAARGVDLRLGGLADAVTAFSRSDAVRRAVVTGDQERMDLALESLGSATTGAYNLSLYDASGTMLDLAPPQPSPNVIGQNFSFREWYRPASRRDSAYVSQAYQLMTADHAWAIAVAAAVRDPQGQIRGYVVATLALSGLQAEMAAVFRQYGVAVTVVDRHGTTLADSGGRVGVRTDDPRLLRGRAADGSIDSAGSGDRLWAVSEVSAIGGWLLVEQDREAAVGTVDGGTDPLLAGLVVGIGFVLVLLWLATDARRRRLKADLRRSNAWLASILEATPTPVLVSDAEGRVHQANAAAADLLGVPVHSLRGQTVRSWLTTRDQPATDGGAFTATVVTRTGDVRLVEVQVRDLTGPSGEPMRLHALVDVTPHREEQDRLRAQSRVDPLTGVANRIALHEALAAAAAPGRSPHALVMFDLDRFKAVNDDLGHAAGDSVLCAVADVLTDAVQADDTVARVGGDEFVLVVRLDERTSHTVLAERLRSRVQEVLDAHPFALHVPVGVSVGSAVIGPDGRDADELLRLADVRMYDAKRRRR, from the coding sequence ATGGCATCCGGTGCTGCGCAGACACTGACTGCGGAGCGGATCGCGCGCGCCCTGGAGCAGGGGGACGTGGTCGTCCACTACCAGCCCTGCTACGACCTGCGCACCGGGGAGATGGTGGCGGTCGAGGCGCTGGCCCGGCTCTTCGACCGGGAGAGCGGAGAGCTGGTCGAGCCGGCCGGGTTCCTCGAACCACTCGAGGAGTCCGGGCTGGTGGTGCACCTCGACGAGATGGTGCTGGCCGCCGCCGCGACCCAGGTGGCGCAGTGGCGGCGGCTGCCGGCAGGGGAGCGGCTGTGCCTGGCGGTCAACCTGTCGCCGGCCGACCTCGACGACCCGACGCTGCCGCAGCGCTTCCGGGAGGCGACCGAGGCGGCGGGGCTGCCGCTCGACGCGGTGATCGTCGAGCTGACCGAGACCGTGCTCTCGCGGACCGGGCAGGGGCACGAGCAGGTCCTCGCCGAGCTGGCGGCCCTCGGCTGCAACGTCACCCTCGACGACTTCGGCACGGGCAACGCGAGCTTCGACTACCTGCGCCGGTTCCGGGTCGACGGCGTCAAGATCGACCGGTCCTTCGTGCAGTTCCTCGGCTCCGGCGGCCCGCACGAGCGGATGGCCGAGTCGCTGGTGCGGTTCTGCCTCTCGCTCGGCGTCCATGTCGTCGCCGAGGGGATCGAGCGCCCGCAGCACGTCGCGGCCCTGCGCCGGCTCGGCTGCCCGTTCGGGCAGGGCTTCTTGATGAGCCGGCCGCTGGACGCCGACGCGCTGGGCACGCTGCTCCGGGAGAACCGGGTGCCGCCCGGGCTCGTCCACCCCGTCGACCGCGCCGACCTGCCCGCCCTCACCACCGCTCCCGCCACCACCGAGCCCTCGGTCCTCGAGCGGCTGGTGCCCCGCGTGCTCGCCGGCCTGGTCAGCCTGGTGCTCGTGCTGGTGGCTGCGATCGTGGTCATGGGCCGCGCCGACACCGACGCCTCGCTGACCAGCGCCGCCGAGAACCGCCTCGAGGCGATCGACTCCCTCGCGGCCCGCGGGGTCGACCTGCGGCTGGGTGGACTGGCCGACGCCGTGACCGCGTTCAGCCGCAGCGATGCCGTACGACGTGCCGTGGTCACCGGCGACCAGGAGCGCATGGACCTGGCGCTGGAGTCCCTGGGCTCGGCGACGACCGGCGCCTACAACCTCTCCCTGTACGACGCCTCCGGCACGATGCTCGACCTGGCCCCGCCCCAGCCCAGCCCGAACGTGATCGGCCAGAACTTCTCGTTCCGCGAGTGGTACCGGCCCGCGAGCCGGCGTGACAGCGCCTACGTCTCACAGGCCTACCAGCTGATGACCGCGGACCACGCCTGGGCGATCGCCGTCGCGGCCGCCGTACGCGACCCGCAGGGCCAGATCCGCGGGTACGTCGTCGCCACCCTCGCGCTGTCCGGGCTGCAGGCCGAGATGGCCGCCGTCTTCCGCCAGTACGGCGTCGCGGTCACCGTCGTCGACCGGCACGGCACCACGCTCGCGGACTCGGGCGGCCGGGTCGGCGTACGCACCGACGACCCGCGGCTGCTGCGCGGGCGAGCAGCCGACGGCTCGATCGACAGCGCCGGGTCGGGCGACCGGCTCTGGGCGGTCAGCGAGGTCTCCGCGATCGGCGGCTGGCTGCTCGTCGAGCAGGACCGTGAGGCCGCGGTGGGCACTGTCGACGGTGGCACCGACCCGCTGCTCGCCGGCCTCGTGGTCGGGATCGGCTTCGTGCTGGTGCTGCTGTGGCTGGCGACCGACGCCCGCCGCCGACGGCTCAAGGCGGACCTGCGCCGGTCCAACGCCTGGCTGGCCTCGATCCTCGAGGCGACGCCGACGCCGGTGCTGGTCAGCGACGCCGAGGGCCGGGTCCACCAGGCCAACGCCGCCGCCGCCGACCTGCTGGGCGTCCCGGTGCACTCGCTGCGGGGCCAGACCGTCCGCAGCTGGCTGACCACCCGCGACCAGCCGGCGACCGACGGGGGTGCGTTCACCGCGACCGTGGTGACCCGCACCGGCGACGTTCGGCTGGTGGAGGTCCAGGTCCGCGACCTCACCGGGCCCAGCGGCGAGCCCATGCGGCTGCACGCGCTGGTCGACGTCACGCCGCACCGTGAGGAGCAGGACCGGCTGCGCGCCCAGAGCCGGGTCGACCCGCTCACCGGCGTCGCCAACCGGATCGCGTTGCACGAGGCGCTGGCCGCGGCCGCGGCGCCCGGCCGTTCGCCGCACGCCCTGGTGATGTTCGACCTCGACCGGTTCAAGGCGGTCAACGACGACCTCGGGCACGCCGCCGGCGACAGCGTGCTGTGCGCGGTGGCCGACGTGCTGACCGACGCCGTGCAGGCCGACGACACGGTCGCGCGGGTGGGTGGCGACGAGTTCGTGCTCGTCGTACGCCTCGACGAGCGCACCAGCCACACCGTGCTCGCCGAACGGCTGCGCAGCCGCGTGCAGGAGGTCCTCGACGCCCACCCCTTCGCCCTGCACGTCCCGGTCGGCGTCAGCGTCGGGTCCGCCGTGATCGGTCCCGACGGGCGTGACGCCGACGAGCTGCTGCGGCTCGCCGACGTGCGGATGTACGACGCGAAGCGCCGGCGCCGATGA